A section of the Amycolatopsis sp. AA4 genome encodes:
- a CDS encoding 2-C-methyl-D-erythritol 4-phosphate cytidylyltransferase, which yields MRESTAAGVVLASGAGTRVGAALNKVYLPVAGRRVVAWSLDAFAAVPGIGVLVLVIRSEDAPLAEEVLAGLAAPVEIVTGGPTRQASELNALRHLAPRIADGTVDSVLLHDGARPLVKPDLISAVLERTREDGGAVPGLAADDVVSMAGPDTVAGPLPGAIRVQTPQGFRAEPLLAAYEQAAAEGFLGTDTASCMERFSALPVRWVPGSAENVKITYPHDLAVAERFLLRPSP from the coding sequence GTGCGGGAATCGACGGCGGCCGGGGTCGTGCTGGCCAGTGGTGCGGGGACCCGGGTCGGGGCCGCGCTGAACAAGGTCTACCTGCCGGTCGCGGGCAGGCGCGTGGTGGCGTGGTCGCTGGACGCGTTCGCCGCCGTGCCCGGGATCGGCGTGCTGGTGCTGGTCATCCGGTCCGAGGACGCGCCGCTGGCGGAGGAAGTGCTCGCCGGGCTCGCCGCGCCGGTGGAGATCGTGACCGGCGGCCCGACGCGGCAGGCCTCCGAACTGAACGCACTGCGCCACCTCGCGCCGCGAATCGCCGACGGGACAGTGGATTCCGTGCTGCTGCACGACGGGGCCCGCCCGTTGGTGAAGCCGGACCTGATCTCCGCGGTGCTGGAGCGGACCCGGGAAGACGGGGGAGCGGTGCCGGGCCTGGCCGCGGACGACGTGGTCTCGATGGCCGGACCGGACACGGTGGCGGGCCCGCTGCCGGGCGCGATCCGGGTGCAGACCCCGCAGGGCTTCCGGGCGGAACCGCTGCTCGCGGCGTACGAACAGGCTGCCGCGGAAGGGTTTCTCGGCACCGACACGGCTTCGTGCATGGAGCGGTTCTCCGCGCTGCCGGTGCGGTGGGTGCCCGGCAGCGCGGAGAACGTGAAGATCACCTATCCGCACGACCTCGCGGTGGCGGAGCGGTTTTTGCTGCGGCCTTCTCCGTAG
- a CDS encoding DUF402 domain-containing protein, producing MTEHRWAPGQTVVERFVRPDGSIGQHHPLRVVSDDGETLLGWLPLGTPIVGSRLADGRSLREAPLEQRFRQPRVRVPDVWHGTSTLRLIPDRAWSSVWWFFETDGRFRDWYVNLEVPRGRTETGPDRIDGILDLVVTPGAGWQWKDEDEAEAAVDAGRLTAAELDTLRAEGERMGALAERGAYPFDGTHTDFRPDPAWPAPELPAGLC from the coding sequence ATGACTGAGCACCGCTGGGCACCGGGACAGACAGTCGTCGAACGTTTCGTCCGCCCGGACGGCAGCATCGGCCAGCATCATCCGCTGCGCGTGGTCTCCGACGACGGCGAGACGCTGCTCGGCTGGCTCCCGCTCGGCACGCCGATCGTCGGCAGCAGGCTCGCGGACGGCCGGTCGCTGCGGGAAGCGCCGCTGGAACAACGGTTTCGCCAGCCGCGCGTCCGCGTGCCGGACGTGTGGCACGGCACCTCGACGCTGCGGCTGATTCCCGACCGGGCGTGGTCATCGGTGTGGTGGTTTTTCGAGACGGACGGCCGGTTCCGCGACTGGTACGTGAACCTCGAGGTGCCGCGCGGGCGCACCGAAACCGGCCCGGACCGGATCGACGGCATCCTCGACCTGGTCGTGACGCCGGGCGCGGGCTGGCAGTGGAAGGACGAGGACGAAGCGGAGGCGGCCGTCGACGCGGGGCGGCTGACCGCGGCCGAACTCGACACGCTGCGCGCCGAGGGCGAACGGATGGGCGCGCTGGCCGAGCGGGGCGCGTACCCCTTCGACGGCACGCACACGGACTTCCGCCCGGACCCGGCCTGGCCCGCGCCGGAACTGCCCGCCGGACTGTGCTGA
- a CDS encoding branched-chain amino acid aminotransferase, translated as MTTATQFTHVPHPSPASPERVAEVLAKPGFGTHFTDHMVTVRYSTEKGWHDAKVGPYEPFTLDPATSVLHYGQAIFEGLKAYRQPDGSIAAFRPDANAQRFRESAERLAMPQLPVETFIDALRELIAVDERWVPTREGDSLYLRPFMISTSAGLGVNSPADEYVFAVIASPAGSYFSGGVKPVSVWLSTEYVRAAPGGTGAAKCAGNYAASFVAQAQAVEKGCDQVVWLDAVERRWVEEMGGMNLFFVFGSGDDVRVVTPELTGSLLPGVTRKSLLQLAKDAGHKVEERRISTDEWEKAAASGELTEVFACGTAAVITPVGHVKHGGGEFSISGGQPGPVTMGLREQLVGIQEGTRPAPSGWMVPLS; from the coding sequence ATGACGACAGCGACGCAGTTCACCCACGTTCCGCACCCGAGCCCCGCGAGTCCTGAACGCGTCGCCGAGGTACTTGCCAAGCCGGGGTTCGGCACGCACTTCACCGACCATATGGTCACCGTCCGCTACAGCACCGAAAAGGGCTGGCACGACGCCAAGGTCGGGCCGTACGAACCGTTCACCCTCGACCCGGCCACGTCCGTGCTGCACTACGGGCAGGCCATCTTCGAGGGCCTCAAGGCCTACCGGCAGCCGGACGGCTCGATCGCCGCGTTCCGGCCGGACGCCAACGCGCAGCGGTTCCGCGAATCCGCCGAGCGGCTGGCCATGCCGCAGCTGCCGGTGGAGACGTTCATCGACGCGCTGCGCGAGCTGATCGCGGTGGACGAGCGCTGGGTGCCGACCCGCGAGGGCGATTCCCTGTACCTGCGCCCGTTCATGATCTCCACCTCGGCGGGCCTGGGCGTGAACAGCCCGGCCGACGAGTACGTCTTCGCGGTGATCGCCTCGCCGGCCGGCTCGTACTTCAGCGGCGGCGTGAAGCCGGTCAGCGTGTGGCTGTCCACCGAGTACGTGCGCGCGGCCCCCGGCGGCACCGGCGCGGCGAAGTGCGCGGGCAACTACGCGGCGTCCTTCGTGGCGCAGGCGCAGGCCGTCGAGAAGGGCTGCGACCAGGTGGTGTGGCTCGACGCGGTCGAGCGCCGCTGGGTCGAGGAGATGGGCGGGATGAACCTGTTCTTCGTCTTCGGTTCGGGCGATGACGTCCGCGTGGTCACGCCGGAGCTGACCGGTTCACTGCTGCCGGGCGTCACCCGGAAGTCGTTGCTGCAGCTGGCGAAGGACGCCGGGCACAAGGTCGAGGAGCGCCGGATCTCCACCGACGAATGGGAGAAGGCGGCCGCTTCGGGCGAGCTGACCGAGGTGTTCGCGTGCGGCACGGCGGCGGTCATCACGCCGGTCGGCCACGTGAAGCACGGCGGCGGCGAGTTCTCGATCTCCGGCGGGCAGCCGGGCCCGGTCACCATGGGCCTGCGCGAGCAGCTGGTCGGGATCCAGGAGGGCACCCGTCCGGCCCCGTCCGGCTGGATGGTGCCGCTCAGCTGA
- the lpdA gene encoding dihydrolipoyl dehydrogenase, producing MSDTSADLVILGGGSGGYAAAFRAAELGLSVTLIEKDKLGGTCLHRGCIPTKALLHAAEVADEARDAETFGVKAVFEGIDIAGVNKYKDGIVSRLYKGLQGLAKAHKVNLVEGTGRFVGGTTVEVDGTRYTGKNVILATGSYSRTLPGLELGGRIIASEQALTLDYVPKKVVVLGGGVIGVEFASVWASFGVDVTVVEALPRLVPNEDEYASKQLERAFRRRKIAFKTGVKFTGAKQDDNGVSVSLESGETLEADLLLVAVGRGPNSAGHGYEEAGVKIDRGFVLTDDRLRTNLPNVYAVGDIVPGLQLAHRGFQQGIFVAEEIAGLNPRAIDERGIPRVTYSHPEVASVGLTETQAKEKYGSDVTTFTYDLGGNGKSQILKTSGGVKLVKAPDGPVVGVHMVGDRVGELIGEAQLIYSWEAFPEDVAPLIHAHPTQTEALGEAFLALAGKPLHVHS from the coding sequence GTGAGCGACACCTCCGCCGACCTCGTGATCCTGGGAGGCGGATCGGGCGGCTACGCCGCGGCCTTCCGCGCTGCCGAGCTGGGCCTTTCCGTCACGCTGATCGAGAAGGACAAGCTGGGCGGGACCTGCCTCCACCGGGGCTGCATCCCGACCAAGGCCCTGCTGCACGCCGCCGAGGTCGCCGACGAGGCCCGCGACGCCGAGACCTTCGGCGTCAAGGCCGTGTTCGAGGGCATCGACATCGCGGGGGTGAACAAGTACAAGGACGGCATCGTCTCCCGGCTGTACAAGGGCCTCCAGGGCCTGGCCAAGGCGCACAAGGTGAACCTCGTCGAGGGCACCGGCCGGTTCGTCGGCGGCACGACCGTCGAGGTCGACGGCACGCGCTACACCGGCAAGAACGTCATCCTCGCCACCGGTTCGTACTCGCGCACCCTGCCCGGCCTCGAGCTCGGCGGCCGCATCATCGCGAGCGAGCAGGCGCTGACGCTGGACTACGTGCCGAAGAAGGTCGTCGTGCTCGGCGGCGGCGTGATCGGCGTGGAGTTCGCCAGCGTGTGGGCTTCCTTCGGGGTCGACGTCACCGTGGTCGAGGCGCTCCCGCGGCTGGTCCCGAACGAGGACGAGTACGCCTCCAAGCAGCTCGAGCGGGCGTTCCGCCGGCGCAAGATCGCCTTCAAGACCGGCGTGAAGTTCACCGGCGCGAAGCAGGACGACAACGGCGTCAGCGTGTCGCTGGAGTCCGGCGAGACGCTGGAGGCCGACCTGCTGCTGGTCGCCGTCGGCCGCGGCCCGAACTCGGCCGGGCACGGCTACGAGGAGGCGGGCGTCAAGATCGACCGCGGCTTCGTGCTCACCGACGACCGGCTGCGCACCAACCTGCCGAACGTGTACGCGGTCGGCGACATCGTGCCGGGCCTTCAGCTCGCGCACCGCGGCTTCCAGCAGGGCATCTTCGTGGCCGAGGAGATCGCCGGACTGAACCCGCGCGCCATCGACGAGCGCGGCATCCCGCGCGTCACCTACTCGCACCCCGAGGTCGCCTCGGTCGGGCTCACCGAGACCCAGGCCAAGGAGAAGTACGGCTCGGACGTCACCACGTTCACCTACGACCTCGGCGGCAACGGCAAGAGCCAGATCCTCAAGACCTCCGGCGGCGTGAAGCTGGTGAAGGCGCCGGACGGCCCCGTCGTCGGCGTGCACATGGTCGGCGACCGGGTCGGCGAGCTGATCGGCGAAGCGCAGCTGATCTACAGCTGGGAGGCGTTCCCGGAGGACGTCGCCCCGCTGATCCACGCGCACCCCACGCAGACCGAGGCACTCGGCGAAGCGTTCCTCGCCCTCGCGGGCAAGCCGCTGCACGTGCACAGCTGA
- a CDS encoding leucyl aminopeptidase, with product MTVPKLALSENTDAALGKTRADVVVIGTLQGEDGLELAAGAEVADAAFDGKLAEVLGTLGATGKAEEIVKLPTLGKLPAGVVLAVGLGKPKDGGITAEQVRRAAGAAARALNGTERAFVTLSAVDLHAATEGIALGAYVFTEYRSEKGDGPLAKADLVSPAEGTAREHKATLKAAGFIAESVIIARDLINTPPNDLFPASFADRAKKLADANGLEFEVLDEKALKRKGFGGILGVGGGSSRPPRLLRLSWKPAKARKKVALVGKGITFDSGGISLKPAANMDHMTSDMSGAAAVLASVVLAAKLKYPLEVTAHIPLAENLPSGTSYRPGDVLTMYGGKTVEVLNTDAEGRLVLADAIVRAAEENPDYLIETATLTGAQVVALGNRISGVMGSDEFRDRVAGIMQATGEGGWAMPLPDELRGDLDSRLADIANVTGQRWAGMLVAGVFLREFVPADLPWVHLDVAGPAFNSGGPWGYTGKGGTGVPVRTIAAVLADIADQG from the coding sequence GTGACCGTGCCGAAGCTTGCCCTCTCCGAGAACACGGATGCGGCATTGGGCAAGACCCGCGCCGACGTCGTCGTGATCGGCACCCTGCAGGGCGAGGACGGCCTCGAGCTGGCCGCCGGCGCGGAGGTGGCCGACGCGGCGTTCGACGGCAAGCTCGCCGAGGTGCTGGGCACGCTCGGCGCGACCGGCAAGGCCGAGGAGATCGTGAAGCTGCCGACGCTGGGCAAGCTGCCCGCGGGCGTCGTGCTGGCAGTCGGCCTCGGCAAGCCGAAGGACGGCGGGATCACCGCCGAGCAGGTGCGCCGCGCGGCCGGTGCCGCGGCCCGCGCGCTGAACGGCACCGAGCGGGCGTTCGTCACGCTGTCGGCCGTCGACCTGCACGCCGCCACCGAGGGCATCGCGCTGGGCGCGTACGTCTTCACCGAGTACCGCTCCGAGAAGGGCGACGGCCCGCTGGCGAAGGCCGACCTGGTCAGCCCGGCCGAGGGCACCGCGCGCGAGCACAAGGCCACGCTGAAGGCGGCCGGGTTCATCGCCGAATCGGTGATCATCGCCCGCGACCTCATCAACACCCCGCCGAACGACCTGTTCCCGGCGTCCTTCGCCGACCGCGCGAAGAAGCTCGCCGACGCGAACGGCCTCGAGTTCGAGGTGCTCGACGAGAAGGCGCTCAAGCGCAAGGGCTTCGGCGGCATCCTCGGCGTCGGCGGCGGTTCGTCGCGGCCGCCGCGCCTGCTGCGGCTCAGCTGGAAGCCGGCGAAGGCGCGCAAGAAGGTCGCGCTGGTCGGCAAGGGCATCACGTTCGACTCGGGCGGCATCTCGCTCAAGCCCGCCGCGAACATGGACCACATGACCTCCGACATGTCGGGCGCGGCCGCCGTGCTCGCGTCGGTCGTGCTGGCCGCCAAGCTCAAGTACCCGCTCGAGGTCACCGCGCACATCCCGCTGGCGGAGAACCTGCCCTCGGGCACCTCCTACCGCCCCGGCGACGTGCTGACCATGTACGGCGGCAAGACCGTCGAGGTGCTCAACACCGACGCCGAGGGACGGCTCGTGCTGGCCGACGCGATCGTGCGCGCGGCCGAGGAGAACCCGGACTACCTGATCGAGACCGCCACGCTGACCGGCGCGCAGGTGGTCGCGCTGGGCAACCGGATCTCCGGCGTGATGGGCTCGGACGAGTTCCGCGACCGCGTCGCGGGCATCATGCAGGCCACCGGCGAGGGCGGCTGGGCGATGCCGCTGCCCGACGAACTGCGCGGCGACCTCGACTCGCGGCTCGCGGACATCGCGAACGTGACCGGCCAGCGCTGGGCGGGCATGCTCGTCGCGGGCGTGTTCCTGCGCGAGTTCGTGCCCGCGGACCTGCCGTGGGTGCACCTGGACGTCGCGGGCCCGGCCTTCAACTCCGGCGGCCCGTGGGGCTACACCGGCAAGGGCGGCACCGGCGTCCCGGTCCGCACCATCGCCGCGGTGCTGGCGGACATCGCCGACCAGGGCTGA
- a CDS encoding IS3 family transposase — protein sequence MKTQAVAALKADYPLPVLLAVAGLARSTFFHHQARPDRPDPHAGLKAAIAEAFEAARGRYGHRRIHTVLARAGWRVAKKTVLALMNALGLVCQVRRPRRRRSWPGRPGTAAENLLNREFGAEAPDTKWVTDVTEFRIGDRKVYLSPVIDLFDRSVIAYACGPSPTLELTNSSLRAAIATLPAGARPLVHSDQGFQYRHASWRSLLADAGLTQSMSRRATCLDNAVAENFFGHLKEELFHHTKFDTVDTFITALHDYIDWYNTTRISTTLQGLSPAEYRAQTLAA from the coding sequence GTGAAAACCCAGGCCGTCGCCGCCCTCAAGGCCGACTATCCGCTGCCGGTGCTGCTGGCGGTCGCGGGCCTGGCCCGGTCGACGTTCTTCCACCACCAGGCCCGGCCCGACCGGCCCGACCCGCACGCCGGGCTCAAGGCCGCGATCGCCGAGGCGTTCGAGGCCGCCCGCGGCCGCTACGGGCACCGGCGGATCCACACGGTCCTGGCCCGCGCCGGCTGGCGGGTGGCGAAGAAAACCGTGCTCGCGCTGATGAACGCCCTCGGCCTGGTCTGCCAGGTCCGGCGGCCGCGCCGGCGCCGGTCCTGGCCCGGCCGGCCCGGCACGGCCGCCGAGAACCTGCTCAACCGCGAGTTCGGCGCCGAGGCCCCGGACACCAAATGGGTCACCGACGTGACCGAGTTCCGCATCGGCGACCGCAAGGTCTACCTCTCGCCCGTGATCGACCTGTTCGACCGGTCCGTGATCGCCTACGCCTGCGGGCCGTCCCCGACGCTGGAGCTGACGAACTCCTCGCTGCGCGCCGCGATCGCGACCCTGCCCGCCGGAGCCCGCCCGCTGGTGCACTCCGACCAGGGCTTCCAGTACCGGCACGCCTCCTGGCGCTCCCTGCTCGCCGACGCCGGCCTGACCCAGTCGATGTCCCGGCGAGCCACCTGCCTGGACAACGCCGTCGCCGAGAACTTCTTCGGCCACCTCAAAGAAGAACTCTTCCACCACACCAAGTTCGACACCGTCGACACGTTCATCACGGCACTGCACGACTACATCGACTGGTACAACACCACCCGCATCTCCACCACGCTCCAAGGCCTGAGCCCGGCCGAATACCGGGCCCAGACCCTCGCCGCCTAA
- a CDS encoding SMI1/KNR4 family protein has translation MQRDDYLETAVREVLTADEAAADRRIGHAALLLATAGASDSADRLVAQWHAITGRPTSVLADDALRARAWAMLFEARGDRPQWADALVPLDLDAEEQAHQAFLARRVSDLDGLFAGSPVAGAVSALAPERPDPVRDALAAADLDTWAALVENHPNPDVATLAATRPLAARLVGGADPLDLGPEWPDQCAGALIAALRERHPTGPDSLPDLVAAILRLRGQRAPAPASPTDLAAAENRLGFRLPDDYREFLTLADGLPADVVFPRLLPARELRADGTVVIVSDPATILLTHTGNSWRTVEVDLTYGSTAHESFRALLEHHHRLLEASA, from the coding sequence ATGCAGCGCGACGACTACCTCGAAACCGCCGTCCGCGAGGTGCTCACCGCCGACGAGGCCGCCGCTGACCGCCGAATCGGCCACGCCGCGCTGCTCTTGGCGACCGCGGGCGCGTCCGACTCCGCGGATCGCCTTGTCGCACAATGGCACGCGATCACCGGCCGCCCAACGTCCGTGCTCGCCGACGACGCTCTGCGCGCCCGCGCCTGGGCAATGCTTTTCGAGGCCCGCGGCGACCGTCCACAATGGGCAGACGCGCTGGTTCCGCTCGACCTGGACGCGGAAGAACAAGCCCACCAAGCCTTCCTAGCCCGCAGAGTGTCCGATTTGGACGGTCTCTTCGCCGGTTCCCCGGTCGCAGGCGCGGTCTCCGCACTCGCCCCCGAACGACCGGATCCGGTGCGCGACGCACTCGCCGCCGCCGACCTGGACACCTGGGCCGCACTCGTCGAAAACCACCCGAACCCCGACGTCGCGACGCTCGCCGCCACCCGCCCGCTAGCCGCCCGCCTGGTCGGTGGCGCGGACCCGCTAGACCTCGGCCCGGAATGGCCGGACCAGTGCGCAGGCGCGCTGATCGCCGCCCTGCGCGAACGCCACCCAACCGGCCCGGACAGCCTGCCCGACCTGGTAGCGGCGATCCTCCGACTGCGCGGACAACGAGCCCCCGCCCCCGCGTCACCAACCGACCTCGCCGCAGCCGAAAACCGCCTCGGCTTCCGCCTGCCCGACGACTACCGCGAGTTCTTGACACTCGCGGACGGCCTGCCCGCGGACGTGGTGTTCCCCCGCCTGCTGCCCGCCCGCGAACTGCGCGCAGACGGAACCGTCGTGATCGTCTCCGACCCAGCGACGATCCTGCTCACCCACACCGGTAACAGCTGGCGAACGGTCGAAGTAGACCTCACCTACGGCAGCACCGCACACGAATCGTTCCGCGCACTGCTGGAACACCACCACCGACTACTGGAAGCAAGCGCCTGA
- a CDS encoding helix-turn-helix domain-containing protein, producing the protein MDKPGRRSFAFEFKLEVVRRYVGGEATAAELAREHGLSSPKLVENWARAYRREGEDALRPKPKGRPPGVADSPGPGELERLRAENLRLSAENAYLKKLRALREQGRG; encoded by the coding sequence ATGGACAAGCCAGGCAGGCGGTCGTTCGCGTTCGAGTTCAAGCTGGAGGTCGTGCGCCGGTATGTCGGCGGCGAGGCGACCGCGGCCGAGCTGGCGCGCGAGCACGGGCTGTCCTCGCCCAAACTCGTGGAGAACTGGGCGCGGGCGTATCGGCGCGAGGGAGAGGACGCGTTGCGGCCCAAGCCGAAAGGCCGTCCGCCCGGTGTCGCGGACTCGCCGGGTCCCGGCGAGCTGGAGCGGTTGCGGGCGGAGAACCTGCGGCTGTCGGCGGAGAACGCCTACCTAAAAAAATTGCGGGCCTTGAGGGAGCAGGGGCGAGGGTGA
- the sucB gene encoding 2-oxoglutarate dehydrogenase, E2 component, dihydrolipoamide succinyltransferase, protein MAYSVTLPELGESVTEGTVTRWLKQEGDTVEVDEPLLEISTDKVDTEVPSPVAGTVVKISAKEDDTVEVGGELAVIDDGTGGVPESSAPAQQAEPEPAPQQQEAPAQAESAAPAESAPSQPDTAPAAGGSGTEVKLPELGESVTEGTVTRWLKQVGETVEVDEPLLEISTDKVDTEVPSPVAGTVLEIRAGEDETVEVGGVLAVIGDASAAPAAAPAQESKPAPAPEPEPAPAPVQESKPAPAPAAPAPAPAAPAPAPAQESKPAPAAQAPADNGSADGPYVTPLVRKLASEHGIDLASLTGSGVGGRIRKQDVLAAAEAKQKAAPAPAASAPSAPAAAAPSAPRAAAVSPEVAALRGTVQKASRIRQITATKTRESLQVSAQLTQVHEVDVTKIAKLRQRAKAAFKEREGVNLTFLPFFAKATVEALKQHPNVNASYNEDTKEITYHGAVHLGIAVDTERGLLSVVIHDAGELSLAGLAHRIADLAARARANQVKPDELTGGTFTITNIGSNGALFDTPIIVQPQSGMLGTGAVVKRPVVVSDADGNDTIAVRSMAYLPLTYDHRLVDGADAGRFLTTIKQRLEEGNFEDELGL, encoded by the coding sequence ATGGCCTACTCCGTCACGCTGCCGGAGCTCGGCGAGAGCGTCACCGAGGGAACCGTCACCCGGTGGTTGAAGCAGGAGGGCGACACCGTCGAGGTCGACGAGCCGTTGCTCGAGATCTCGACCGACAAGGTCGACACCGAAGTACCGTCGCCGGTGGCAGGCACGGTCGTGAAGATCAGCGCCAAGGAAGACGACACCGTCGAGGTCGGCGGCGAGCTGGCGGTGATCGACGACGGCACCGGCGGCGTGCCCGAGTCCTCCGCGCCGGCCCAGCAGGCCGAGCCGGAGCCCGCCCCGCAGCAGCAGGAAGCCCCTGCCCAGGCCGAATCCGCCGCCCCCGCCGAGTCCGCCCCGTCGCAGCCGGACACCGCTCCGGCCGCCGGCGGTTCGGGCACCGAGGTGAAGCTGCCCGAGCTGGGCGAGAGCGTCACCGAGGGCACCGTCACCCGCTGGCTGAAGCAGGTCGGCGAGACCGTCGAGGTCGACGAGCCGCTGCTCGAGATCTCCACCGACAAGGTCGACACCGAGGTCCCGTCGCCGGTCGCCGGCACCGTGCTGGAGATCCGCGCGGGCGAGGACGAGACCGTCGAGGTCGGCGGCGTGCTCGCGGTCATCGGCGACGCCAGCGCCGCCCCGGCCGCCGCCCCGGCGCAGGAAAGCAAGCCCGCCCCGGCTCCGGAACCCGAGCCCGCTCCGGCCCCGGTCCAGGAGAGCAAGCCCGCTCCGGCCCCGGCGGCTCCGGCCCCCGCGCCCGCAGCCCCGGCTCCCGCTCCGGCCCAGGAGAGCAAGCCCGCCCCAGCCGCGCAGGCCCCGGCGGACAACGGCTCCGCGGACGGCCCGTACGTCACGCCGCTGGTGCGCAAGCTCGCCTCCGAGCACGGCATCGACCTCGCGTCGCTGACCGGCAGCGGAGTCGGCGGCCGCATCCGCAAGCAGGACGTGCTCGCCGCCGCCGAGGCCAAGCAGAAGGCGGCTCCGGCCCCGGCTGCTTCCGCCCCGTCCGCTCCGGCCGCCGCCGCTCCGTCCGCGCCGCGCGCCGCCGCGGTCTCGCCGGAGGTCGCCGCCCTGCGCGGCACCGTGCAGAAGGCGAGCCGGATCCGGCAGATCACCGCCACCAAGACCCGCGAGTCGCTGCAGGTTTCCGCGCAGCTCACGCAGGTGCACGAGGTGGACGTCACCAAGATCGCCAAGCTGCGCCAGCGCGCGAAGGCGGCGTTCAAGGAGCGCGAGGGCGTCAACCTCACGTTCCTGCCGTTCTTCGCCAAGGCGACCGTCGAGGCGCTCAAGCAGCACCCGAACGTCAACGCGTCCTACAACGAGGACACGAAGGAGATCACCTACCACGGCGCCGTGCACCTGGGCATCGCGGTGGACACCGAGCGCGGCCTGCTCTCGGTCGTGATCCACGACGCGGGCGAGCTGAGCCTGGCCGGTCTCGCGCACCGCATCGCCGACCTGGCGGCGCGGGCCCGGGCCAACCAGGTCAAGCCGGACGAGCTGACCGGCGGCACCTTCACCATCACGAACATCGGCTCCAACGGAGCCCTGTTCGACACGCCGATCATCGTGCAGCCGCAGTCCGGCATGCTCGGCACCGGCGCCGTGGTGAAGCGCCCGGTCGTGGTGAGCGACGCCGACGGCAACGACACCATCGCGGTCCGCTCGATGGCGTACCTGCCGCTGACCTACGACCACCGCCTGGTCGACGGCGCCGACGCCGGCCGCTTCCTGACCACGATCAAGCAGCGGCTGGAAGAGGGCAACTTCGAGGACGAGCTGGGTCTCTGA
- the cobT gene encoding nicotinate-nucleotide--dimethylbenzimidazole phosphoribosyltransferase — translation MDTGETGIEFGEIEPPSDQARSGAIALHDKLVKPAGSLGRLEELGVWIASCQGQAPPRPFTRPRVVVFAGDHGIAKKGVSAYPQEVTSQLVGTMLTGGAAINVLAAAAGAGVRVVDMAVDTEESAMRSIGEFKVRRGSGSIDVEDALTDAEVRAAVNAGRKIADAEVDGGADLLIAGDLGIGNSTPASVLVAALTGSEPVAVVGRGSGIDDNTWMRKAAAVRDALRRARAVLADPLALLRTSSGADIAAMTGFLAQAAVRRTPVVLDGLVVCSAALVAEELAPGARRWWMSGQLTGEPAHALALEHLDLGALLDLDVRLGEGTGAVTALPLLMMAARVLAEMTTHEQSGVSGPLS, via the coding sequence GTGGACACCGGCGAAACGGGCATCGAGTTCGGCGAGATCGAACCGCCGAGCGACCAGGCCCGGTCGGGCGCGATCGCGCTGCACGACAAGCTCGTCAAACCCGCCGGCTCGCTCGGCAGGCTCGAGGAGCTGGGCGTCTGGATCGCTTCGTGCCAGGGCCAGGCGCCGCCGCGGCCGTTCACCCGTCCGCGCGTCGTCGTGTTCGCCGGCGATCACGGCATCGCGAAGAAGGGCGTTTCGGCGTATCCGCAGGAGGTCACGTCGCAGCTCGTCGGCACCATGCTGACCGGCGGGGCGGCGATCAACGTCCTCGCCGCGGCGGCGGGCGCGGGCGTGCGCGTGGTCGACATGGCCGTGGACACCGAGGAATCCGCGATGCGGTCGATCGGCGAGTTCAAGGTGCGCCGCGGTTCGGGTTCGATCGACGTCGAGGACGCGCTCACCGACGCCGAGGTGCGCGCCGCGGTCAACGCCGGCCGGAAGATCGCCGACGCGGAGGTCGACGGCGGCGCGGACCTGCTGATCGCGGGCGACCTGGGAATCGGCAACAGCACCCCGGCGTCGGTGCTGGTCGCGGCGCTGACCGGGAGCGAGCCGGTCGCCGTGGTCGGCCGGGGTTCGGGCATCGACGACAACACGTGGATGCGCAAGGCCGCCGCGGTCCGCGACGCACTGCGCCGGGCCCGCGCGGTGCTGGCCGACCCGCTCGCCCTGCTGCGCACGTCGTCGGGGGCCGATATCGCCGCGATGACGGGCTTTCTCGCGCAGGCCGCGGTCCGCCGCACGCCGGTCGTGCTCGACGGGCTCGTGGTCTGCTCCGCCGCACTCGTCGCCGAAGAACTCGCCCCCGGCGCCCGCCGCTGGTGGATGTCCGGACAGCTCACCGGCGAACCCGCACACGCCCTCGCCCTGGAACACCTGGACCTCGGCGCCTTGCTCGACCTCGACGTCCGCCTCGGCGAAGGCACCGGCGCCGTCACCGCGCTCCCGCTGCTGATGATGGCCGCCCGGGTGCTCGCCGAAATGACCACCCACGAGCAATCCGGCGTCTCCGGCCCGCTGTCTTAA